Genomic segment of Salmo salar unplaced genomic scaffold, Ssal_v3.1, whole genome shotgun sequence:
TTTCTAAGGGATACCAATTCAATGCTAAAATGTACATTCTAAAATACAAAACGTACCCTCCCACAACAGGGTCAAACTCTCTCAGGTCCTCCAGTGAGGGCTTGACCCCCACCATCTTCTTGAACAGGGCCAGAGGGAAGGGCAGGTGTACAATGTTGTGGTTGTACAGGGCCATGCCACACAAGACACCAAACAGGAAGTAGCTCTTCTCCTCCACTCTGGGCTGGTAGTAAGGGTAGGTGGCCCATGAGTCAAGGCAGAGATCAAGAATAAACAAGAGCAGGCACCATTCTTCTTCAACTAACTTCTATCTCCTTTGTTGTATTATGTTGTTGTCTGTGTACTGAAATTCAGCTTTTAGCTGTGAATGTGTATAATTATAAAACCTTGGTACATCAGGGGAGAGTAGGGTGTGATAGTGATTATAATTGGACACAATGCTATATTGATTGATACAGTGTAGATAGTGGCACTACTGTAGTGGTTGAATCTCTTTTGTTGCTATTAACTGACTAAAGTATTTTTGATTGTTTTTAGAATATTATTCCATTACTCACCTATTTTAATTTGCTTGAGAGTGAAGTGATTTATTATACAGTAATGAAATCGCAATTCCCTAATTCAAGTTCTTACCTTGGCAGGGAACCAGACCAGTGTCTTGGTGTCGTTGTACATGAACATCTCAGACTCTGCTGCCAACAGCTCTTCAAACACATGGAGGAAAAAGTCCCTTATGTTGACGAGCGACAGCTTCATGTCCTCCACAAACTGCACCTGATGGATACAGTAAGATAGGCCACATTTAGGTTGAGTTCTAGTCTctaccactgggcacagatgtcaattcaatgtctattccacgttgttTCACTGGAaccaacgttgattcaaccagtctgtgcccagtgggtagtgaaAGTCTAACATTAAAATGTTAAATCGAGTAGCTGAGATTTGGTTTGATTTGGCAAAGATTAGTTGAGTTGTAACATTCAGTCTCAGGGATAACTATTTGAATGTTACTTTATTGTCCCTTTTGAattgacaaaaacattttttaccaCAAGTTCTCTCTTGAAGTAATCATGATCTGCAGCACCCAGTTGTCTGAAGGTGTCTTTGATGAGTGACGGGCGCCTTAAGGCCAACTGGAAGATTGGAGCAGGGGGAGATTCTGGGTTGTCTGGGAACGTTCCAGAAGGATACATCACTGTTTGCCAGTGGGTGAGTTTGTGAACCACCTGCAATATATAAACATACActagttttaaaaaaaattatgtcacgtgcacaagtacagtgaaataacTTTCCTGCTTGcattttcccaacaatgcagtaatcaatatcagtagtactatatatatatatatatatatatatatatatatatatatatatatatatatatatatatatatatatatttttttaaagttaagtagaacataaacacacaaaaatataaataagaaCATGAGAAAGTAAGTAAGGTATATACAGGGGCAGCTCCAGGTTCTATTTAGAGTGATATACAGACTGGTCTTTGGAAACCACTGGGTAGGCTATGGTATACTTGAAAACAAAAGATTCAATAAAAGGATATAAAACAGCCAGTGGAATAACACAGTATACCTTAGTAAAAAGTGCATTACTGTTGAAAATCGCCATCTTGCAGATCAGATTCAACACAAATGGGTAACGGCAAAGATGACTGGTGTCACCTCTGTATCCTAGAAGTGACACAAAAGAAAAATGAaagtgcatctcaatagtctacatGGGTTCCATCTCTTTGTCTCGTTCCATCAATCTGCACTGAAAGAACTGGACAAGTCAAACCAGATTCCACCACTTTATCATTctaacattttagtaatttacagatgattttgttattttattacctCCCTTGTTGACCAAAAACGCCAAAGCTCCACATCATCCATAGGAATTACCCTATCAATGATCTCTTCCACATAAAAGGTACTGGCTGGAACTTCCTGGGTTCTTCCGGCCCTTTTGTTTGCCTTTGAAATAACAATGTCAGTATCAAAATAGATTAGCACATGTCCCTTGCACATGAGGAAGTGAACAGTTCACAGTATGAAGTATGTTAGGGCATGATCAACAATACTGATAGACGGCAACTACAGAAAATGGTCAGAAGGATTATAAAAATGATTGACATAGACACTGACTCTGTGGAGGTACTTGAGGGCTTCCAGCAGGAATTTGACTCCGGGGTTGTGGGTAACCAGAAGACCGTTCCTCAGCATGAATGACAGGGCATTCTTCCACATCAGAATGTGCTTAGTCATGATGTTTGTCTCCATTGAGGACCACCACTCTTCTATAACATGATACAAGAATACAAAAGTCCAAAATATGTAAATGATATTGCCTGAGCAAAAAAAACATGATCTTATAATATATGGTAATGTGTCATAGTGTCAGCTATGCTTCTATTATAATACAATTCTGTAAAATGATACTGATGCCAAATTTGCTGATAAACTGAAAAGGTCAGAGGTTATTTACTTAAACTGTTCATGGCTGTTTCATTCAGATCCTCATCGATAACTATTGCTAAAGCCATGACCATGTTCATGACGTTCTGGTCATCGTGGAGAAGAGGGATTGTGGGTAGTATCATAAAGATCTCTAGTGACTTGATGACAGCTGCTGAATCGCGAAGAGTGTCCACCAGTGGCAATATATTTACCTATATGGAGAATATATATAGACATGAAGAGAGTAACATTATGCTATCATGATCCTCCATTCAAAATATATATTGATATTTAATGGATTGTTGATATCGGTTTAAGTCTTTGAAGAGTGAGATAATCTTAGCTGATTTCCTGATCCATGGGATGTTGAAGAGCTGATCAAATGCCTGGCTAGCAGCCTCTAGGTCCACTCTCAAAGCTCCTGCAGCTTTAGTTGATGGAGACGCACTGGTAGAGGGAATAGCATGGGTATAGCATTATCATtgacacaacatactgtacacacacagtgttcATTATAAACTATCCAAACCTTCCATTTTAAAATCGCTTACCTGGTTTTGGTGAAACTGGCCACAAGACTTGAACTTGTTGAGAACATCAAGGATATTCCTCTGTTGGAACAAATGTGGACATATTTGATGTTTCAGTACAATTATACTATAAGACATACAactgtaaaataaatgtttgtttatttaattttgagtttgctagaaatctttttttttaaactaacaAAGAACCTTTGTCTATGGTGgattgtatgttttaatattcaatgtaaataataataaatgaacCTTTCCGCCTCTGCATTTCCTTGCTCCATCGTCAGCCATTTTTGCAGCTTGGCTTTATCTAACCTCCCGATTGGCTGTTCTCTTTCAGAACTCTACAAAGGCAGATAAAGCAATATAATAAATGCACATATCTCAAACATGAATTAGCTGCTTGAGAAATTTAGAATGTTCCAGTCTCCCTTTTACAGAGGTATAAAAGGTCAGAAACATTACCTCAGCAGTGTAAATGAAGTTTGAATTCCATCCCACTGATATCTTCATGTctggtaaaaaaaagaaaagaagagGTTGTAGGGTgtcgtggatgaatcagaattagttgggtaacatagataattaagatgttttattagtataatatgcttatgtgagatacttgtcattagaaaatgtcctttggactctggtatgtttcagttgcacgtttcccttagctggggctcagtcacttggggcccagagaggggagaggtcagacttgtcttcatgggaatgtgtctttacctattcttaaaccatgtgaagggatggcgtgattaatggggaaccaatgacttgtctccacaatgtctgtgagcaagtcactccctccttttctttattgtggggaggtttatggtAGTGTCTGGGAATTGTGTGTCCTCTCTTAGATAtcgcacttatcctgtgatagtatatggcctagaggctcactccccccagtgagcctgtccaggagtggggtcaagagggggtttgcttgagatgggagtatctagagttgacaattgatatatgccattgggtgaaatggtgtttttgttctatgaagtaccagggagggacggttctaaggggaccagatactgggctatacaatgaaccctgttgacatagcagttactgcctgctgtgttttatggatatctgtcatacaaaacttaacctttgtgaccaattctatgtatctgtggtttgtcaatgtacattgaagggggtgtatctttgctataaaatatcTCTGTAGCCATTGTGTAATCACCTTATTCAATGGTTCATTCAAGAGAGTGAATTATTGAAGGTCaagtacttttgcaaaagtattttaagtattaaagatgtagttaactCAGACTGGTGTGTTTAACTCTcttcatttggtaatgcagaaattagccaccacaagggACATCAAGTCTCGTTAAACAGTATGTGTTCTAATTCAGTCACACAAACACTACATAGTATGTAGCTGCATAATATAATTGAATAGAATCAAATACAAAAGAGAATAAAagacaataaaataaacattgcATCCGGTACCATTGTGTATGACTGTCACTGCCCCACCAGAAGCCCTTTTCAGCAGCACTGAGGTGGGTTGCAAGCAGCCCTCTGTGTTGCCAGTCCCTAGCTGACCTTTGACCCCACTGCCAAAGGCCCAGAGTTGACCTGAGGACCCCAGCACCAGGGTGTGATGGCTGGCAGAGTTACAGTAAGACAAAAAGACAGTCAGACTGAGAATGTTCAAGATTGGTTTCCTATCTGTttattatatgtgtatatatgtgtataagtAGCATTATGCTGTTGGTCATTACCTGCCACATGCTATCTGTGAGACCAGTCCATCCATACCCTCTACCAGTTTGGGTAGGAGTTCGTTAGCTGAGGCGTTGTGCCCAAGCTGGCCTCGGCTTCCCTCTCCAAAGGTGAACACCTGTCCACCCTAAAGACCACAAAGAACCAGAACCAGTTGTTGACATGTCAaggcccagagttgttcctggtcTAGTCAGGTCAAGGCCCATATCACTTCTTAAAGAGACAGTCTAATGGTATATAAGGGTCGACACACTGGATTTACCTTTACTCTCGTAGCCCTGAGGCTTGATCTGTATTAACAGCCATAATCAGGACATATTCTGTATTACCTGTGATATTCCATTCTGTAATAAACTGTTACTTCTCATTTAGTATGATAACAACTTGTATGGTTCTGTAAGGGTTGTggaactggtggcagtgaagtcagatgcaggagagcagaaataggtaatagccggagcagtttaaaaCAAAACCCACGGGAATACAAAAAGAACCTACATGGGTACAcaacccgacgcgcaccagtaacATAGAGTACAAgctcttacaaacaaacaattccatacaaggacatggggggagcagagggttaaatacacaacaattaatgagggaaatggaaaccaggtgtgtaagaaaacaagacaaaacaaatggaaaatgaaaagtggatcaacgatggctagaagaccggtgacgccgaccgccgaacaccgcccgaacaaggagaggaaatgacttcggtggaagtcgtgacaggttcATTGTGTAGCCTACCTCTTCCAGACACCCACCAGACACttgatcatttgtttttcaccTCTGTTCAAGGTCATTTTGtataactggctttatttaccaaCATGTGATGAATTGTACCTTCGAGAGGTTGCTGACTTTGTGTGCAGAACTATCTCCCAGTGGGCCCACTGTTTAGGACGTTAAATACTTTTTCTGAACTTAATGAACTGCCGTAGTATTTGTCTCCTTTCACACCAACATCTTCCTTGGGGCCTTCAGTAAAAAGACAGTAATAGTATGATACCTTGGTGAGAACAGCAGTGTCCCTCTCCACAGTGACAGTATGAAACCTTGGAGAACAGCAGTGTCCCTCTCCACAGTAATAGAATGATACCTTGGTGAGAACAGCAGAAAGTGCCTCTCCATAGTAATAGTATGATACCTTGGTGAGAACAGCAGAATGTGCCTCTCCACAGTAATAGTATGATACCTTGGTGAGAACAGCAGAATGTGCCTCTCCACAGTAATAGTATGATACCTTGGTGAGAACAGCAGAATGTGCCTCTCCACAGTAATAGTATGATACCTTGGTGGGAACAGCAGTGTGCCTCTCCACAGTAATAGTATGATACCTTGGTGAGAACAGCAGAATGTGCCTCTCCACAGTAATAGTATGATACCTTGGTGAGAACAGCAGAATGTGCCTCTCCACAGCTGATGAAGGAAACCCCCAAGACTCTGAGAGCAGGCACAGCACAGATGTTGAACCGGCCTGGCAGGGGGAACAAGCATCATACAAGCATCATGCAATGTTCCCACTCATTataatacatctgtaaaatgacttAGTGGTTATAACAAAGGAATCCAAGTTCAAATGAGAAAATGCTGGTGGAT
This window contains:
- the LOC123732782 gene encoding probable E3 ubiquitin-protein ligase HERC6, yielding MSPFFYRPVPIPSPLPITVIQVACGNSHSLALTKGGQVFSWGFNSHGQLGLGKEVALQPIPALVRSLTGVPVTQVAAGGTHTLALTLPGLVYCCGANKAGQLGLNRVDEKGRFNICAVPALRVLGVSFISCGEAHSAVLTKGGQVFTFGEGSRGQLGHNASANELLPKLVEGMDGLVSQIACGSHHTLVLGSSGQLWAFGSGVKGQLGTGNTEGCLQPTSVLLKRASGGAVTVIHNDMKISVGWNSNFIYTAESSEREQPIGRLDKAKLQKWLTMEQGNAEAERGISLMFSTSSSLVASFTKTSASPSTKAAGALRVDLEAASQAFDQLFNIPWIRKSAKIISLFKDLNRYQQSIKYQYIF